The following DNA comes from Candidatus Cloacimonadota bacterium.
AAGAGACAACATGGCAATCTGGACTCAAGCGAGACTTGGCAGTAAAGCAGTGGCAGAGACCATAGTCAAGACTATCATCCGAGATTCCAGCCTACTGAATGTAGGAGACGTATGGGTGGCAGATGGACATACCCTCGCCTTCGATATCATGAATCCTAAGACCGGGAAAGCTCAACGCATGACTATGATCATGGTCTTGGACTGGGCAAGCCGCTATCCGGTGGGAGCTTCACTTGCCTTTACCGAAGACAGCCACCATATCCAGGTAGCCTTCCG
Coding sequences within:
- a CDS encoding transposase family protein, which codes for RDNMAIWTQARLGSKAVAETIVKTIIRDSSLLNVGDVWVADGHTLAFDIMNPKTGKAQRMTMIMVLDWASRYPVGASLAFTEDSHHIQVAFRNGFLNWGAVPRCVYLDNGKAFRSKLFHEQWDNHDLELELGGIFPKLGIEAHFAESYNAKAKVIERFFKTTNP